In Populus trichocarpa isolate Nisqually-1 chromosome 12, P.trichocarpa_v4.1, whole genome shotgun sequence, a genomic segment contains:
- the LOC7458065 gene encoding uncharacterized protein LOC7458065: MSAAGAAADGGDSLSLRGIDGEKISSSMCLCLDWNPSATSISVGLSDSSVSIVSFSESQLDVIQEWEAHEFELWAASFDFHQPQLVYTGSDDCKFSCWDLRDDPSNLVFQNYKIHKMDICYIAKNPSDPNILLTRSYDEYLRLWDVRSISKPVNETLFCLGSGVWRVKHHPYVPGVVLAACMHNGFAVVKIDEEKGELMEIHAKNGSLAYGADWQGGELYQKVKQNSSVVATCSFYDLLLQIWIPESCIFKRL; the protein is encoded by the exons ATGTCTGCAGCTGGTGCCGCCGCTGATGGAG GGGACTCTCTATCTCTAAGAGGGATAGATGGTGAAAAAATAAGCTCCTCAATGTGTCTTTGTTTGGACTGGAACCCATCAGCCACATCAATCTCAGTGGGGCTTTCTGATAGTTCTGTATCTATAGTCTCCTTTTCGGAGTCCCAGTTAGATGTAATTCAAGAGTGGGAAGCACATGAATTTGAGCTATGGGCTGCTTCATTTGACTTTCACCAACCTCAGTTGGTATACACTGGTTCGGATGATTGCAAATTCAGTTGTTGGGATTTAAGGGATGATCCTTCCAATTTGGTATTTCAGAATTATAAAATCCATAAGATGGATATCTGTTACATTGCAAAGAATCCCAGTGACCCTAATATCTTACTCACTCGTAGTTATGACGAGTATCTAAGGCTATGGGATGTAAGATCAATTTCAAAACCAGTTAATGAAACATTATTTTGTTTAGGGAGCGGAGTTTGGAGAGTCAAACACCACCCATATGTACCAGGCGTGGTCTTAGCAGCTTGCATGCACAATGGCTTTGCAGTTGTGAAGATTGATGAGGAGAAAGGTGAACTGATGGAAATCCATGCCAAGAATGGCTCACTTGCCTACGGTGCAGATTGGCAAGGGGGGGAATTATATCAGAAGGTCAAACAAAACAGCTCTGTAGTGGCTACTTGTTCCTTTTATGATCTGCTTCTTCAGATATGGATACCAGAAAGCTGTATTTTTAAGCGACTTTGA